A window of Bufo gargarizans isolate SCDJY-AF-19 chromosome 9, ASM1485885v1, whole genome shotgun sequence contains these coding sequences:
- the PORCN gene encoding protein-serine O-palmitoleoyltransferase porcupine produces the protein MSAFSRREFYEQLLHGCVFPTALQGLEQIWVLLLMCLGCRLLWRFGLPSHVKHLFTIAGGFFCLYHFFQLQMIWVVLLSLLCYLVLFLCRHSQHRGVLLSITILIYLLMGEMHMVDTVSWHKMRGAQMIVAMKAVSLGFDVDRGIVRSIPSPVEFMGYVYFVGTVIFGPWISFTSYLGAVSGRKLTFSWFRRVCRSLVLCIFCLLVSTCVAPYLFPYFIPIYGDLLLRKWLRAYENTSSFHFSNYFVGFLSEVTAVLSGAGFTEEKDHVHWDLSVSHPLNVEMPRSMVEVVTNWNLPMSRWLHTYVFKNALKLGTFHAIIVTYAASALLHGLSFHLAAVLLSLGFITYVEHVLRKRLAVIFSACILSKKCSPSCTHHNKKGVLVYLLNLLFGVLAIFYLTYLGSLFDTDSEDTNEEEGYGMAHTVNKWSELSWAGHWLTFGSWVFYRLIG, from the exons ATGTCCGCCTTCAGCCGGCGAGAATTTTACGAACAGCTCCTCCATGGCTGCGTCTTCCCCACGGCTCTGCAGGGTCTGGAGCAGATCTGGGTTCTGCTCCTCATGTGTCTGGGCTGCAGGCTGCTCTGGAGGTTTG GTCTCCCGTCTCACGTGAAACACCTCTTCACCATTGCGGGGGGCTTCTTCTGCCTGTATCACTTCTTCCAGCTGCAGATGATCTGGGTGGTCCTCCTGAGCCTGCTGTGTTATCTGGTGCTCTTCTTGTGCCGACACTCCCAGCACCGCGGGGTCCTGCTCTCCATCACTATCCTCATCTATCTCCTGATGGG GGAGATGCACATGGTGGACACAGTCAGCTGGCACAAGATGAGAG GTGCACAAATGATCGTGGCCATGAAAGCCGTGTCCTTGGGCTTCGATGTGGACCGGGGCATCGTGCGTTCCATTCCATCTCCGGTGGAATTCATGGGATACGTCTACTTTGTCGGCACTGTCATCTTTGGCCCCTGGATTAGTTTCACCAGTTACCTGGGAGCAGTCAGCGGACGGAAACTG ACGTTCAGCTGGTTCCGGCGCGTGTGCCGCAGTCTGGTCCTCTGCATATTCTGTCTCCTGGTGTCCACCTGCGTTGCACCGTATCTCTTCCCTTACTTCATCCCCATCTATGGAGACCTGCTGCTGCGGAA GTGGCTGCGGGCCTACGAGAACACGTCCTCCTTCCATTTTAGTAATTATTTTGTGGGGTTTTTGTCCGAGGTGACCGCCGTCCTATCCGGTGCTGGGTTCACAGAGGAGAAGGATCATGTTCACTG GGATCTCTCCGTTTCTCACCCTCTGAATGTGGAAATGCCTCGCTCAATGGTGGAAGTGGTCACAAACTGGAACCTGCCCATGTCTCGATGGCTACATACAT ATGTGTTCAAGAACGCTTTGAAGCTGGGCACTTTTCACGCCATCATCGTAACGTATGCCGCCAGCGCTTTACTTCAT GGCCTCAGCTTCCACCTGGCAGCCGTGCTTTTATCTCTGGGTTTCATCACGTATGTTGAACACG TGCTCCGGAAGAGGCTCGCTGTAATCTTCAGTGCCTGCATACTGTCCAAAAAATGTTCTCCGTCCTGCACCCACCACAATAAAAAG GGCGTCCTGGTGTACCTGCTTAACCTCCTGTTCGGGGTCTTGGCTATATTTTACCTGACATATCTGGGGTCTTTATTTGACACAGATTCAGAGGATACCAATGAGGAAGAG GGCTATGGGATGGCACATACCGTTAACAAGTGGTCCGAGCTGAGCTGGGCTGGCCACTGGCTCACGTTCGGCAGCTGGGTGTTCTATCGCTTGATCGGCTGA
- the LOC122919324 gene encoding 3-beta-hydroxysteroid-Delta(8),Delta(7)-isomerase, with translation MAPETGSPHPYWPRDLQIDGYLPNDRPMSEILTFLFSVSGVLLVGMWFLTGRVTSMSAPRRLAVCWFMVCGFIHGVIEGWFSFFYPVIPKDQAFLSQLWKEYGKGDSRYIMADNFTVCMETITAVAWGPMSVWTVISFLQNKPYRFVLQLIVSLGQLYGDVLYFYTEYREGFIHSEMWHPLYFWFYFVFMNALWIVIPSALIVDAWINLSKSQSATDRIRPASKSKRN, from the exons ATGGCTCCAGAGACAGGATCCCCTCATCCCTACTGGCCCCGGGACCTTCAGATCGATGGTTACCTTCCTAATGACCGGCCAATGTCAGAGATCTTGACCTTCCTGTTCTCGGTGTCGGGGGTTCTGCTGGTGGGGATGTGGTTCCTGACTGGCCGGGTGACCAGCATGAGCGCCCCACGCCGCCTGGCTGTCTGCTGGTTCATGGTCTGCGGCTTCATCCATGGTGTCATTGAAGGCTGGTTCTCCTTCTTCTACCCGGTGATCCCCAAGGACCAGGCGTTCCTGTCACAGCTCT GGAAAGAATATGGAAAAGGAGACAGCCGATACATAAT GGCTGATAACTTCACCGTCTGCATGGAGACCATCACAGCTGTGGCATGGGGGCCCATGAGCGTCTGGACGGTGATCTCCTTCCTGCAGAACAAGCCCTACCGCTTTGTGCTGCAGCTGATTGTGTCTCTTG GGCAGCTGTACGGTGATGTCCTCTACTTCTACACTGAGTACCGGGAAGGATTCATTCACAGCGAGATGTGGCACCCCCTCTACTTCTGGTTCTACTTCGTCTTCATGAACGCGCTGTGGATAGTCATTCCCTCCGCGCTCATCGTGGACGCTTGGATCAACCTGAGCAAATCGCAGTCCGCGACCGACAGGATTCGACCGGCGAGCAAGTCAAAAAGGAACTGA